In one window of uncultured Acetobacteroides sp. DNA:
- a CDS encoding NUDIX hydrolase, producing MPWLRWAMELQFIAQAGITYSKDTFDIERFERLREIAAEIMTLKSGLTMEHVRSVFCNEEGFQTPKLDTRAAIFQDGKILLVRETNGTWSLPGGWVDVNQTIKANTVKEVKEEAGLDVVPVRLIAVQDRNMHNIPLYAYGICKAFVLCEVVGGAFVSNNETTHSDYFALGELPPLALEKNTEAQVKLCFDAYHSGPSWQVVFD from the coding sequence ATGCCCTGGCTGAGGTGGGCTATGGAACTGCAGTTTATCGCCCAGGCTGGGATTACCTACTCTAAAGATACCTTTGATATCGAACGCTTCGAGCGGCTGCGCGAGATTGCCGCTGAGATCATGACCCTCAAGTCGGGCCTAACGATGGAGCACGTTAGGAGCGTCTTCTGCAACGAGGAGGGGTTTCAAACCCCTAAGCTCGATACCCGTGCTGCCATCTTTCAGGATGGTAAGATTCTGCTTGTGCGCGAAACCAACGGCACCTGGTCGCTCCCCGGTGGCTGGGTAGATGTTAACCAAACGATAAAGGCCAACACGGTTAAGGAGGTGAAGGAGGAGGCCGGGCTCGACGTTGTTCCAGTTAGGCTTATCGCCGTTCAGGATCGCAACATGCACAACATCCCGCTGTACGCCTACGGCATTTGCAAGGCCTTTGTCCTATGCGAGGTGGTAGGCGGCGCCTTCGTCTCCAACAACGAAACCACCCATAGCGACTACTTCGCCTTAGGCGAGCTGCCACCCTTGGCGCTCGAAAAGAACACCGAAGCGCAGGTAAAGCTCTGCTTCGACGCCTACCACTCCGGCCCCAGCTGGCAGGTCGTTTTCGACTAA
- a CDS encoding DUF4884 domain-containing protein, translating into MKRTLVFSATIVGALLLHSCTIQRPITETPPANNKTYEVSYLFEHDGCKVYRFYDQGHWVYFTNCKGEVTSIKADSTQERVVNIVRTNTEK; encoded by the coding sequence ATGAAAAGGACACTAGTTTTTTCGGCAACAATCGTTGGAGCTCTTTTGCTCCACTCGTGCACAATTCAACGCCCAATTACCGAAACGCCTCCGGCCAACAACAAAACTTACGAGGTTAGCTACCTCTTCGAGCACGATGGCTGCAAGGTTTACCGCTTCTACGACCAGGGGCACTGGGTGTACTTTACGAACTGCAAGGGCGAGGTAACCAGCATTAAGGCCGACTCGACCCAAGAACGGGTGGTGAATATCGTACGAACAAATACAGAAAAATAA
- a CDS encoding helix-turn-helix transcriptional regulator yields the protein MLRINLSRVFRALGVHRPTRFLVEKGYTYSTAQRLVVMNHSRFRLEDLEQLCLKLGCTPNDILEWVPYQDQVELDTPLQQLRIKYEPYFDHLLNQLDYSDQQELQRLMEERIALKKGTAKVAPSVSSGEHLVD from the coding sequence ATGCTACGAATAAACCTTTCACGAGTTTTCAGGGCGCTTGGGGTGCATCGCCCTACGCGGTTTCTGGTGGAAAAGGGCTACACCTACTCTACGGCCCAACGGCTGGTGGTGATGAACCACTCGCGGTTCCGGCTCGAGGACTTGGAGCAGCTGTGCCTGAAGCTGGGCTGCACGCCCAATGACATCCTAGAGTGGGTGCCCTACCAGGATCAGGTGGAGCTGGACACGCCGCTCCAGCAGCTGCGCATCAAGTATGAGCCCTACTTCGACCACCTGCTGAACCAGCTCGACTACAGCGACCAGCAGGAGCTGCAGCGGCTGATGGAGGAGCGGATTGCCCTAAAGAAGGGGACGGCGAAAGTAGCCCCCTCGGTTTCGTCTGGCGAGCATTTGGTTGATTAA
- a CDS encoding DMT family transporter, whose amino-acid sequence MQRKGIAYAIISSATFGLLPLFSVTAMGSGQTPYSVLFYRFLLSTLLYGLFLKLRGESFRVSLRQLLELVVLGAGCYGGTALFLILSYAYIPTGIATTINFLYPVMVALILFVLFGERPSLGIAVAIVLSLGGVALMAWSPGANLSLRGVAYSFITIFCYGFYVVGLNKTGLREVRGSTVTLYVLLVSTIFFGIIALANGGIVPITSPRVGVNLLLLAIVSTIISNLTLVLAVKEIGSTSASVLGSMEPLTALLVGIGWFGEAISGYQLAGIGLVIASVLLVVLGRRKDDGKRQPKSGATRPNAKVKEADVP is encoded by the coding sequence ATGCAACGCAAAGGCATCGCCTACGCCATCATATCGTCGGCCACGTTTGGGCTGCTCCCCCTCTTCTCGGTAACCGCCATGGGCAGCGGGCAAACGCCCTACTCGGTGCTCTTCTACCGTTTCCTGCTTTCGACGCTGCTCTACGGGCTTTTCCTGAAGCTGCGGGGCGAATCGTTTCGGGTAAGCCTCCGGCAGCTGCTGGAGCTGGTAGTGCTGGGTGCGGGGTGCTACGGGGGTACGGCCCTGTTCCTGATTCTTTCGTACGCCTACATCCCCACGGGGATAGCCACCACCATCAACTTCCTGTACCCGGTGATGGTAGCGCTGATCCTCTTCGTGCTGTTTGGCGAGCGACCCAGCTTGGGCATTGCAGTGGCCATTGTGCTGTCGCTGGGCGGGGTGGCGCTGATGGCGTGGAGCCCCGGGGCTAACCTTAGCCTGCGCGGCGTGGCTTACTCCTTCATCACCATCTTCTGCTACGGGTTCTACGTGGTGGGGCTGAACAAAACGGGGCTGCGCGAGGTAAGGGGAAGCACCGTTACCCTTTACGTGCTACTGGTTTCTACCATCTTTTTTGGAATTATTGCGCTTGCCAACGGCGGCATTGTACCCATAACGAGCCCTCGGGTGGGCGTAAACCTGCTGCTGCTGGCCATCGTGTCGACCATCATATCGAACCTGACGCTGGTGCTGGCCGTGAAGGAGATCGGCTCGACCTCGGCCTCGGTGCTGGGCTCGATGGAGCCGCTTACGGCGCTGCTGGTGGGCATCGGCTGGTTTGGCGAGGCGATATCGGGCTACCAGCTGGCGGGTATCGGCCTAGTAATTGCCTCGGTGCTGCTGGTGGTGCTGGGGAGGCGGAAGGATGATGGAAAGCGGCAACCAAAGAGCGGCGCCACAAGGCCAAACGCTAAAGTCAAGGAGGCAGATGTGCCCTAG
- a CDS encoding TolC family protein — protein MQTIRRLVVYLSISMGIIPCQAQDGAWSLERCVGYGVAHSPAMQREAAQVGIYRQDLKEAVGRQLPSVSASTSAGWTFGRLPDPRTNEYVNESRIFGNRMSIGADLMLFSGFSLVNGSRLANVNRLAGMEHHLQVANNQGVAIATAYYDALFRSGMEQLAREQQAQSGRMVQQLLRMAELGLKSRADVAEAKAKCATDSYNLTLSHNEHQLALVTLKQAMSFPQSDTLILPSGQPDSFAYAPVAVENLYKQAYASQPRVKESEYRLRRCLLQVYVAKGRSLPTLSVSGGYSTSYSRDLVKGGDDAYSRQLKDLASHYVEVNLRIPLFNGLKSRADIRRSQLERQMEKASYDETMQQLYAEVAKAVAEFEGAREALAQARLQQEAQLLAYQTNERKYADGQIGIIELHSSANTLLKAKVEALKAQVLYALNARVVAYFGGKLFVEKM, from the coding sequence ATGCAAACAATAAGAAGACTGGTTGTCTATTTAAGTATATCGATGGGGATAATTCCCTGCCAGGCGCAGGATGGCGCGTGGAGCCTAGAGCGTTGTGTGGGGTATGGGGTGGCACATAGCCCTGCCATGCAGCGCGAGGCGGCACAGGTGGGGATATACCGTCAGGATCTTAAGGAAGCGGTGGGGCGGCAGCTACCTTCGGTTAGCGCCAGCACCTCAGCGGGGTGGACTTTTGGGCGCCTACCCGATCCTCGGACAAATGAGTATGTTAACGAGAGCCGAATCTTTGGAAACCGCATGAGCATTGGGGCCGATCTTATGCTTTTCTCCGGATTTAGTTTGGTAAATGGGAGCCGGCTAGCTAACGTCAACCGGTTGGCGGGCATGGAGCATCATCTGCAGGTTGCCAACAACCAGGGGGTGGCTATAGCTACTGCTTACTACGATGCACTCTTCAGGAGCGGCATGGAGCAGCTTGCTCGCGAGCAGCAAGCGCAGAGCGGGCGAATGGTGCAGCAGCTGCTGCGCATGGCCGAGTTGGGCCTTAAGTCGCGGGCTGATGTTGCTGAGGCTAAAGCTAAGTGTGCTACCGATAGCTACAACCTTACCCTCAGCCATAACGAGCATCAGCTGGCACTCGTTACCCTAAAGCAGGCGATGTCTTTCCCCCAATCGGATACGCTCATCCTTCCTTCTGGTCAACCCGATAGCTTTGCCTATGCCCCTGTAGCGGTAGAGAACCTTTACAAGCAGGCTTACGCCTCGCAGCCCCGAGTAAAGGAATCGGAGTATCGGCTCCGCAGGTGCCTCTTGCAGGTTTATGTGGCAAAAGGGCGCTCGTTGCCAACCCTATCGGTGTCGGGTGGCTACTCTACATCCTACTCTAGAGACCTAGTTAAGGGTGGTGATGATGCCTACTCCCGCCAGCTGAAGGATTTGGCAAGCCACTATGTGGAGGTTAACCTGCGCATCCCTCTCTTTAATGGTCTAAAGTCTCGTGCGGATATACGGCGAAGCCAGTTAGAGCGTCAGATGGAAAAGGCCTCCTACGATGAGACCATGCAGCAGCTCTATGCCGAAGTTGCAAAGGCGGTGGCCGAATTTGAGGGGGCTCGCGAGGCGTTGGCGCAGGCACGCCTTCAGCAGGAGGCGCAGCTGCTGGCCTACCAAACCAACGAGCGCAAGTATGCCGATGGGCAAATTGGCATAATAGAGTTGCACAGCAGCGCCAATACCCTTCTCAAAGCAAAAGTCGAAGCGCTCAAGGCACAGGTGCTCTACGCCCTCAACGCGCGGGTGGTGGCTTACTTTGGAGGAAAACTTTTTGTGGAAAAGATGTAA
- a CDS encoding HlyD family efflux transporter periplasmic adaptor subunit, protein MDRIIEKQSKLTKRTLAYIGLGIAVVGLVVLFLGTDYSGTSRVESDRLTVDVVQHGVFNDYVRLMGQVQPITTIQLSAIEGGMVQSRQVEEGAMVKQGDAILHLSNPMLNLNILESEAQLAEKSNFLRNTLVQMEQERLTLKREKLQLDLDIERKHRKYQQLSKLYGEQFASKEEYLQAKEDYEYAVKNRELVVERQRQDSAFRGVQVHQMEESLSNMRRNLALIRQRMDNLVVRAPLTGQLGLLEAEVGQSIATGQKIGQVNVLTDFKIEAKVDEHYIDRVKSDLQASLESQGKTYRLRVRKVFPEVRSGQFRVELVFVGARPENLRTGQSYQLDVQLGQPAEATLIPRGGFYDLTGGQWIFVVDPNGAEATRRSIRIGRQNAQFYEVLDGLRPGERVITSGYDLFGTSRRLLIKK, encoded by the coding sequence ATGGATAGGATTATTGAGAAGCAGTCGAAGTTAACTAAGCGAACGCTTGCCTATATAGGGTTAGGTATCGCCGTTGTTGGGCTTGTCGTGCTTTTTTTGGGGACCGACTATAGCGGAACATCGCGGGTCGAATCCGATAGGTTAACTGTGGACGTAGTTCAGCATGGGGTATTCAACGACTACGTTAGGCTGATGGGGCAGGTGCAGCCTATTACTACAATCCAGCTTAGCGCCATCGAAGGAGGTATGGTGCAAAGCCGGCAGGTGGAAGAGGGGGCTATGGTAAAGCAGGGAGATGCCATACTGCACCTGAGTAACCCTATGCTTAACCTGAACATTCTAGAGAGCGAGGCGCAGCTGGCCGAAAAGTCAAACTTCCTTCGGAATACCCTAGTACAGATGGAGCAGGAGCGGCTTACGCTGAAGCGCGAGAAGTTGCAGCTCGATTTGGATATCGAGCGCAAGCACCGGAAGTATCAGCAGCTTTCGAAGCTATACGGAGAGCAGTTCGCCTCTAAGGAGGAGTATCTACAGGCTAAGGAGGATTACGAGTATGCGGTAAAGAACCGCGAGCTGGTGGTGGAGCGTCAGCGGCAGGATTCGGCGTTTCGTGGCGTGCAGGTACATCAGATGGAGGAGAGCCTCTCCAACATGCGCCGTAACCTTGCCCTTATTCGTCAGCGAATGGATAACCTAGTGGTGAGGGCTCCGCTTACCGGGCAGCTTGGTTTGCTAGAGGCCGAGGTGGGGCAATCCATTGCAACCGGACAAAAGATTGGGCAAGTAAATGTGCTTACCGACTTCAAGATAGAGGCCAAGGTCGACGAGCACTACATCGATAGGGTGAAATCCGACCTGCAAGCTTCGCTGGAGAGCCAGGGTAAAACCTACAGGCTGCGGGTTCGGAAGGTATTTCCCGAGGTACGCTCAGGGCAATTTCGTGTAGAGCTGGTCTTTGTTGGGGCTCGACCCGAGAATCTTCGCACCGGACAGTCGTATCAGCTCGACGTGCAGCTGGGGCAACCCGCCGAGGCTACGCTTATTCCTCGTGGCGGCTTCTACGACCTTACTGGCGGACAGTGGATCTTTGTTGTCGATCCGAATGGGGCGGAGGCTACCCGTCGAAGCATCCGTATTGGAAGGCAGAATGCCCAGTTCTACGAGGTGCTCGATGGATTGAGGCCTGGCGAGAGGGTTATTACATCCGGCTACGATCTGTTTGGAACCAGCCGCAGGCTGCTTATTAAGAAGTAA
- a CDS encoding ABC transporter ATP-binding protein, whose amino-acid sequence MIHTEKLSKVFRAADVETMALKEVSLSIKSGEFVAIMGPSGCGKSTLLNILGLLDSPTSGSYSFNETEVSALKERERTSFRKGNIGFVFQSFNLIDELNVYENVELPLVYLSHKASERRRMVEQVLDRMAIGHRAKHFPNQLSGGQQQRVAIARAVVTNPSLILADEPTGNLDSKNGLEVMHLLTELNREGTTIVMVTHSDRDASYAHRVINLLDGEVIMQHEPKPSMAL is encoded by the coding sequence ATGATACACACGGAAAAACTATCCAAGGTATTCAGGGCGGCGGATGTTGAGACGATGGCGCTGAAGGAGGTGTCGTTGTCCATAAAATCGGGAGAGTTTGTAGCCATTATGGGGCCATCGGGGTGCGGCAAGTCTACGCTGCTTAATATTCTAGGACTGCTGGATAGCCCAACATCGGGTAGCTACTCCTTTAACGAGACGGAGGTTTCGGCGCTAAAGGAGCGCGAGCGAACATCGTTCCGTAAGGGCAACATCGGCTTTGTCTTTCAAAGCTTCAACCTCATCGACGAGCTGAATGTATACGAAAATGTAGAGCTGCCGCTGGTTTATCTTAGCCATAAGGCTTCCGAGCGGCGTAGGATGGTCGAGCAGGTGCTCGATCGTATGGCCATTGGCCATCGTGCGAAGCATTTCCCCAATCAGCTCTCGGGAGGCCAGCAGCAGCGCGTGGCCATTGCCCGTGCCGTTGTTACCAATCCTTCCCTAATTCTTGCCGATGAGCCTACCGGTAACCTCGACTCGAAAAATGGGTTGGAGGTGATGCATCTGCTAACCGAGCTGAACCGCGAGGGGACAACCATTGTAATGGTAACCCACTCCGACAGGGATGCCTCGTATGCGCATCGGGTAATCAACCTGCTGGATGGCGAGGTAATCATGCAGCACGAGCCCAAACCCTCCATGGCCCTATAG
- a CDS encoding FtsX-like permease family protein, with translation MMKHTLKAAFRDRGITLTSIAGLAMGLAAAIFLLTHLVFEFSYDKHHSKIDRIYRPLSIWKENGGDATYFSICLRSLKQKLESVPEVEKVAQLYDLGDPMATKSGGEMVALGRTFMVDSTFISIFDARPVYGTLCAKSLQPNSLILVRSEAQRIFGSGDPVGKSLVVEKEPCVVAAVVEDQPLNSMFQYKVLVGMHPKRIEGMQGLEFPTYVLFKKGVNIADAANKCSKVAAADLAARFPDRELAYSCEMEPFARVHYSTKANYDLVKAMDGINLVFLVVVVLFLLGIAITNYINLSIIKGERRAKEISIRKANGADRRIILWMLMEESLVVTTLAFALGFALLYLFGDFASSFFDVNLPKKFLLNPAFYPWIAVVYLFAVVASSVYPAMYLSKCSPIELQRNSVKRRHRLTVSSVVLQFTAVVFCLTSITVVWLQMRFEKNLPLGYRVDGVLTVVMPENVDKARMAAIVDELKKSPLVISASASDHVPFAGCSGEGLQKPGESMIYSVDERRCDANYFDTYNIRIVEGRGFTGNVGQDSTSLVLSQETVKSLQLHNPVGTTLLLNGRPMQVVGIAANIRWGSARRGVASHIYNTGWGTFGQLSIHADPKRMPEASKYIKSVLDRYYPSAPLTFTKASDWVDGFYSSDRSIFNIIVSGAVMAILLALMGLVALSRFVARQKEREVAVRKVLGATIGETVWSMIRYVLVRILPALPLGFALAYYAMHRWLMSFAIRIDMEWWMFAGAIVLTLLLALVIVAAQTFRTAMVNPVTVLRKE, from the coding sequence ATGATGAAGCATACGTTAAAGGCAGCTTTTAGGGATAGGGGGATAACCTTAACCAGCATTGCAGGTTTGGCCATGGGGCTTGCTGCAGCCATCTTCTTGCTCACCCATTTGGTGTTCGAGTTTTCTTACGATAAGCATCATTCGAAAATTGATCGAATTTACCGCCCGCTTTCGATTTGGAAGGAAAATGGCGGCGATGCTACTTACTTTTCCATCTGCCTGCGATCGTTGAAGCAAAAGCTCGAAAGTGTTCCCGAGGTGGAAAAGGTTGCCCAGCTGTACGACTTAGGTGATCCAATGGCCACTAAATCGGGCGGTGAGATGGTTGCGCTAGGGAGAACCTTTATGGTCGATTCCACCTTTATCTCAATCTTCGACGCGAGGCCGGTGTACGGAACGCTGTGCGCAAAATCGCTTCAGCCCAACTCGCTAATACTGGTTCGTTCCGAAGCTCAACGCATCTTTGGCAGTGGCGATCCGGTTGGTAAGTCGCTTGTGGTGGAGAAGGAGCCGTGCGTGGTTGCTGCAGTTGTGGAGGATCAGCCGCTTAACTCCATGTTTCAGTACAAGGTGCTGGTCGGAATGCATCCAAAGCGAATCGAAGGGATGCAGGGGCTGGAGTTTCCTACCTATGTGCTGTTCAAGAAGGGGGTAAACATTGCCGATGCCGCCAATAAGTGCAGCAAGGTTGCTGCGGCCGACTTGGCTGCCCGATTCCCCGATAGGGAGCTGGCCTATTCCTGCGAGATGGAGCCTTTTGCAAGGGTCCACTACAGCACTAAAGCCAACTACGACTTGGTGAAGGCAATGGATGGCATAAACCTCGTGTTCCTTGTTGTGGTGGTGCTATTCCTTTTGGGGATTGCCATAACCAACTACATAAACTTGAGCATTATTAAGGGCGAGCGTCGCGCAAAGGAGATTAGCATTCGTAAGGCCAACGGCGCCGATAGGCGGATCATCCTTTGGATGCTGATGGAGGAGTCGCTGGTGGTTACCACCCTTGCGTTTGCACTTGGCTTTGCCCTGCTCTACCTCTTTGGCGATTTTGCCTCCTCCTTCTTCGATGTAAACCTGCCCAAAAAGTTTCTGCTCAACCCTGCTTTTTACCCTTGGATTGCTGTAGTCTATCTGTTTGCGGTGGTTGCCTCGTCGGTCTATCCCGCGATGTACCTGTCGAAGTGCAGCCCCATCGAGCTGCAGCGAAACTCCGTTAAAAGGAGGCATCGGCTTACGGTAAGCTCGGTGGTGCTACAGTTTACCGCGGTGGTCTTCTGCCTAACCTCCATAACGGTGGTGTGGTTGCAGATGCGCTTCGAGAAGAATCTTCCTCTGGGCTACCGTGTAGATGGGGTGCTAACGGTGGTCATGCCCGAAAATGTTGATAAAGCCCGTATGGCAGCCATTGTCGATGAGCTGAAGAAGAGTCCGCTGGTAATCTCGGCCAGCGCTTCCGATCACGTCCCCTTTGCAGGGTGTAGCGGTGAGGGGCTGCAAAAGCCGGGCGAAAGCATGATATACTCGGTGGACGAGCGGCGATGCGATGCCAACTATTTTGACACCTACAACATACGGATTGTGGAGGGGCGCGGTTTTACGGGAAACGTTGGGCAAGATAGCACCTCGCTCGTCCTCTCGCAGGAGACCGTCAAAAGCTTGCAGCTGCACAATCCGGTGGGGACTACGCTGCTGCTAAATGGCAGGCCCATGCAGGTTGTAGGTATTGCCGCCAATATTCGTTGGGGGTCTGCCCGCCGTGGTGTTGCATCGCACATCTACAACACGGGGTGGGGCACTTTCGGCCAGCTCTCCATTCATGCAGACCCCAAGCGCATGCCGGAGGCTTCGAAGTACATCAAGAGCGTGCTCGATAGGTACTATCCATCGGCTCCGCTAACCTTTACCAAAGCATCCGACTGGGTGGATGGCTTCTACAGCAGCGATAGGAGCATCTTCAACATCATAGTCTCCGGTGCCGTAATGGCAATCCTGCTGGCCCTGATGGGGCTTGTGGCCCTCAGCCGCTTTGTGGCCCGGCAAAAGGAGCGCGAGGTGGCCGTTCGTAAGGTGCTTGGCGCAACCATCGGCGAAACGGTGTGGTCGATGATCCGGTACGTGCTGGTCCGCATCCTACCTGCCCTTCCGCTGGGCTTTGCCCTAGCCTACTACGCCATGCATCGCTGGCTGATGTCGTTTGCCATCCGTATCGACATGGAGTGGTGGATGTTTGCGGGGGCCATCGTCCTAACCTTGCTGTTGGCGCTCGTAATAGTGGCTGCGCAAACGTTCAGAACGGCCATGGTAAACCCGGTGACCGTGCTGCGAAAGGAGTAG
- a CDS encoding helix-turn-helix transcriptional regulator — translation MLKLDISRVLLLKGGSKPFTFLLKLGYKRAKAFNMANNRNSSVALHDLEQICLRLNCTPNDVLEWTPSKSEDDIANHALQSIRRKDNAVGLVKLVEGLPAEEMAAVEQFIRERAKK, via the coding sequence ATGCTAAAGCTAGACATATCGAGGGTGCTGCTGCTTAAGGGCGGATCAAAGCCCTTTACGTTTCTGCTCAAGTTGGGCTACAAGCGGGCAAAGGCATTCAACATGGCCAACAACCGCAACTCCTCCGTTGCGCTGCACGACCTAGAGCAGATCTGCCTTCGCCTGAACTGCACTCCCAACGACGTGCTGGAATGGACGCCCAGCAAGTCGGAAGACGATATCGCCAACCACGCCCTGCAGTCCATCCGCCGTAAGGACAACGCGGTGGGGCTGGTAAAGCTGGTGGAGGGGTTGCCTGCCGAGGAGATGGCCGCCGTAGAGCAGTTTATCCGTGAACGGGCAAAGAAGTAG
- a CDS encoding sigma-54 dependent transcriptional regulator — MKNSEIVLVVDDSRSVLEALSVLLKPHFAKVVTLSNPAGLHASLREQAVDVVLLDMNFRAGINNGNEGLFWLNQILTAAPGVSVVMMTAYGDVELAVKAIRQGAIDFIVKPWDNRKMVETLKAAVRLSRSKNQANRSSQTVAEPIPVGRSASFRRVLDMASRVAATDANVLITGENGTGKEVVAREIHRQSARACRPMVSVDMGAIPEALFESELFGHLKGAFTDAHADRVGKMEAASGSTLFLDEIGNLSLPMQAKLLSVLQNRQVVPVGGNTPIPVELRLVCATNGNLWGMVADGTFREDLLYRINTIHIEVPPLRDRREDVALLAQHFLQQYGKKYGRFGVTLSDAAVEKLERYCWPGNIRELQHAIEKAVILSEGTTITEHDFSLSSPAAPVASFSGTLDEMEQRLIAQAIERNAGNMTAVAAELGITRQTLYNKVKKYGL, encoded by the coding sequence ATGAAGAACTCAGAAATCGTTCTGGTTGTAGATGATAGTAGGAGCGTGCTGGAGGCGCTTTCGGTACTGCTCAAGCCCCACTTTGCCAAGGTGGTTACCCTCTCGAACCCGGCAGGGCTACATGCGTCGCTGCGCGAGCAGGCGGTGGATGTGGTGCTGCTCGACATGAACTTCAGGGCAGGGATCAACAATGGCAACGAGGGGCTCTTCTGGCTCAACCAAATCCTAACGGCCGCACCCGGCGTGTCGGTGGTGATGATGACGGCCTACGGCGACGTGGAGCTGGCCGTTAAGGCCATCCGCCAGGGCGCCATCGACTTTATCGTTAAGCCGTGGGACAACCGGAAGATGGTGGAAACCCTAAAGGCTGCGGTGAGGCTAAGCCGATCGAAAAACCAGGCCAACCGTAGCTCCCAAACCGTTGCTGAGCCCATACCCGTAGGGCGGTCGGCCTCCTTTCGTCGGGTGCTCGACATGGCCTCGCGCGTGGCGGCAACCGATGCCAACGTGCTGATAACCGGCGAAAATGGAACGGGCAAGGAGGTGGTTGCCCGCGAGATTCACCGCCAGTCTGCCCGTGCCTGCCGTCCAATGGTCTCGGTTGATATGGGGGCCATTCCCGAAGCGCTCTTCGAGAGCGAGCTCTTTGGCCACCTCAAGGGCGCCTTTACCGATGCCCATGCCGATAGGGTAGGAAAAATGGAGGCCGCATCGGGGTCCACGCTATTTCTCGACGAGATCGGCAACCTCTCGCTGCCCATGCAGGCCAAGCTGCTCTCCGTTTTGCAGAACAGGCAGGTTGTTCCCGTGGGGGGGAATACCCCCATCCCCGTAGAGCTGCGCTTGGTATGTGCCACCAACGGCAACCTCTGGGGCATGGTGGCTGATGGTACGTTTCGCGAGGATCTGCTCTACCGCATAAACACCATCCACATCGAGGTTCCCCCGTTGCGCGATCGGCGCGAGGATGTGGCGCTGCTCGCCCAGCACTTCCTGCAGCAGTACGGCAAAAAGTACGGGAGGTTTGGCGTTACCCTATCCGATGCTGCCGTCGAGAAGCTGGAGCGCTACTGCTGGCCTGGCAACATTCGCGAGCTGCAGCATGCCATCGAAAAGGCGGTGATCCTCTCGGAGGGCACCACCATCACGGAGCACGATTTCAGCCTCTCCTCGCCAGCAGCGCCTGTAGCCTCGTTCTCCGGAACCCTCGACGAGATGGAGCAGCGGCTCATTGCCCAGGCAATCGAGCGCAATGCCGGAAACATGACGGCCGTAGCCGCCGAGCTCGGCATCACGCGTCAAACGCTCTACAACAAGGTAAAGAAGTATGGGCTATAG